A segment of the Cyanobacteriota bacterium genome:
AACGACCTGTAGTTTGTAAGCAGGAGTCAATGTACCAATACCAACCCCGTTAGCAGAGGAATCAAGCATTAATAGTCCAGCATTGAAATTCAAATCAGAACCAGCAAGATTGATAGCAGTAGTAGCATCAAGTGCTAGACTATCAGAAAACTCAGTGAAATTCAAAGTGTTAGCAGTGATGCCATTAGCTCCAATGTTTCGAAGTCCAGCACCATCACCATTGAAATAGCCAGCACCAACTGTACCAGCGACCTGTAGTTTGTAAGCCGGCGTAGTAGTACCAATACCCACGTTTTGCGCAGAGTCATCCAACATGAGTAAACCACCATTGATATTGAAATCATTACCAGCAAGATCAAGTGTAGTACTTGCATCTAAAGTTAGATTGTCATCAAGTTCACTAAAGTCAAATGCATCTGCGACAATTCCATTTGCATTAATTCCTGTGATTGCTGATCCATCTCCATTGAATCCGTTGGCAAGTACATTACCATTGACATGTAGTTTTGCCGATGGAGCGTTATAGCCTATCCCTACATTATTGCTAGTACCGTTAACTACTAGGGCGTACGGGTCACCGTTACTCTCTACTCTGAAATTAACGACATTGGATTGTTCATTAAATACTGCCCCGCCATTATTGCCAAGGAAAATATCTGCGTTTGCTTTAACTGTAGAACCAAGAATTAAATCCTCATCACCACTATCATCCATAGGGTATAAGTAATCACCGTTGTCTTGCCATTGACCAGCTCCTGGTATGTTTCCTATTGCAGCCCAAGTTGCAACACCATTAGCGTCAGAGGTTAATAAGTGATTTGCTACAGCTCCACTAGGTATCATTATTGAGCCATTGAACTTAGTTGATGATCCAGTCGTAAACAATGTACTGCCATTGATACTCGCTGAACTGATAGTTTTGTTTCTAAGAGTTTGAGTATCTGTTGTCCCAACTACAGCTCCTGTTGGTGCTGGTTTACTGGTATAGTCTGTTAGTGTTCCATTGTAGGCTTGAACATCTGAACCAATTGCTAAACCTAGATTGCTTCTCGCTGTCGTTATATTAGTTAAATCACTTAAATTATTGTAATCAACCAAGGCCCCGTTTACACTTGTTGCAAATAATTCTGACCAAGTTGCAACTCCATTCACGTCACTCGTTAACAAATACCCATTACCTGTACTGCTTGTTAAAGTAAAATTGGCAGTTTGTAGCATACCATTAATATCCATTAATGCTGTTGGACTTGATGTACCTATACCTACATTGCCATAGCCGCCGTTTGTTGCTGATGGTCCAATGAACATCGTTGCTACATTAGAATTAAATCCGATCATTAAACTAGCGTTGGTATTGTTTATGAGCATATCAGCATTACTATTGCCCCAACCTAAAGTGATTGCTCCATTTGCATAGTCGGCGCTGACATAATTTCCAAATTCACCATTGGTCGTTTCACTATAACCTCTAGGACCTTGCGCTCCTGTAGCTCCAGTAGCTCCGGTAGCTCCAGTAGCTCCGGTAGCACCAGTAGCTCCAGTCGCTCCTGCTGCACCTGGCGCTCCAGGTACTCCCGCTGCTCCTGCAGGTCCTGCGGGTCCTGCGATGAGTTCGACTTGACCTTCGTCTGTGGTTGCTACGACTGTACTTGTGTCTGTTACTGTTACAGCGTCACTATCAAAACCTACACCACCGTGTCCAGGTCCAACTATGGTGCCTGAACTATTGGAACTTGTTTGTGTTCCATCTGAGTTCTTGTTAGTCCTGCGTCTTGAGAAAGGTATTTGTACAGTATACTTACCATCGTTTTTAAAGATATTGACGGAGTTATAACGTGCTTTAGCTAATTCAAAAGTTACATTATCAAAGAAGAAATCCAACATACATTCACTGTATTGTGTGTTAGTACATAAATTAACTGGATCTGGTATATCATCTGCGAGACTCAATAATTCTAGATCTAATTTATAACTTACGGCTAGTTCTTCAAACTGATCATATATATCAATATAAGTATCTTTACTTAAGTTTTTGGTTGCGGCGATTTTGATTTCTGCAATAGACTGCCTTGCTCTTTTGATATTTGGAATAAGTAAACCAGTTTTGGATAGCAAGACTCTGTTGCCATATTGATCTACGTTATACGCTTCGATTTTAATTTGTGCTGGATAGCCTTCTTGGATTAGTGGACTTGCATTGAATCTGAATCTCATTCTATGTCTATTTTCATCAGTATCAATCTCCAAGTCATTGACATGTATTCTTAGATTAATCTCATCTGCTAGAGCATTAACGTCAACCGCTACTCCAACACTATTTTCGGATTGTAAATAATTTGTGTGATATGGATGCAAATCTACTACGTGAGTCACTTCTACGTATTCTTCTTGCGCCTTGGCCGATGCGTAATTATTTTGATTGCCTAGTACTAAAATTAGTGCCAGGATGAGTAGTTTCAGTTTTTTCATTATCTATACAAATAATACGAACTTTTGTCCGTATCCTAAGTATCGGAATATTCTAAAATTACTTAAATTAAATAAAACTCATTTTGGTGAAAACACCTATTTTAAAGACAATTGCCTCCCCCCTAGATAACCTATATTCCACTTAATCTATTATTTTATTCTTTGAACTATTTAATATAACCTGATTTTCTCAAAAATGCTAGTATCTGCCTTATGAATTCACTTGAAATCTCTGTTCGTGCAGAATATACACCTAATCCAAATTCACTCAAGTTTATCTCCAGTGAAACTCTTTATCCTTATTCAAAGTCATTAAGTTACTTGACATTAGAGGAGGCAAACACTGCTTCTAACAAGCTTGCGATTAGACTTTTTGCTATTGATGGTATATCAAAGGTCTTTATAATGAACAACTTTGTAACTGTTGATAAAGAAGAGCATATTAACTGGAAGGATGTTCACCTAGAGATTAAAGATGTAATTAAAACATCAATTGACGATATGAAATTATGGGCAGAGGCAAATAAGCCAGAAGAAGTTGATTTAGCTGTGTCATCAGTTAACGGTGATGCTAGATCTAGAATCGAAACTGTATTAGACAAAATTAGGCCAGCATTGGTTGCTGATGGTGGCAATATTGAGTTTGTCGATCTTATAGATAAAGATGTAAGACTTAGAATGGTTGGTGCTTGCGGTACTTGCCCTAGTGCTTTGATGACAATGAAGATGGGTGTTGAAAGAGCACTACTTGCAGAAGTACCGGATTTGGTAGAGACTGTTACTCAGGTATTTTAAATTAGCCATCTTTAGTATGGTTGTACTTAACGAGACTTTCATGAATTTAGAACATTATCAAGCAAAAACAATAGAATCTAAATGGCAAGAAATCTGGGATAAATCAGATATTTATCGTTATGATTCTGAAACCAACTCAAACAAACGTTTTTATTCGCTAGTGATGTTTCCATACCCTTCTGGAAATTTGCATATGGGACACATGAGAGTTTACACAATCTCTGATGTCATTTCGCGTCACAAACGAATGCTTGGTTATGAGGTTCTTAATCCAATGGGTTTCGATGCTTTTGGTCTACCAGCCGAAAATGCTGCCATTGAGCACAATACACATCCTGCCGTTTGGACTGAGACCAATATCGCTTATATGCGTGACCAGCAGCTTAAGCGCATGGGTACTAGTTATGATTGGTCTCGTGAAGTAGTTTCTTGCCGTGCTGATTACTATAAGTGGACTCAGTTCTTGTTTTTGAAATTATACGAGAAGGGACTTGCTTACCAAAAAGAAGCTCCTGTTAATTGGTGTCCTGATTGTAATACCGTACTTGCTAATGAACAAGTTGAAGACGGTATGTGCTGGCGCCATGGTCAAACTCCTGTCAATAAACGAATGATGAAACAATGGTTTTTGCGCATCACTGATTATGCTGAAGAATTATTACAAGATCTTGATAAATTAGAGCACTGGCCTGAGTCAGTGAAAACCATGCAGCGTAATTGGATAGGCAAGAGTGTTGGTGCAGAGATAGACTTTGAGCTTGAAAAAGGTGGCTCGATTATAGTTTATACTACTCGCCCAGATACTATTTACGGTGTGACTTATATGGTTCTTGCACCTGAACACAAACTGGTTAAAGAAATTACCACCGCTGATAGACTTGAAGCAATTGAATGCTATATAAAGGATGCTAGTTCCAAGACTGAGATCGAAAGAACAGCTGAAGGACAAAAGAAAACTGGATGTTTTACTGGCGCTTATTGTATTAATTCTTATACGGGCGAGAAGATACCTGTTTGGATTGCTGATTATGCTCTAGTTGATTATGGAACTGGCGCTGTGATGGCTGTGCCTGCACATGATGAGCGTGATTGGGAATTTGCCACTGAGTTTGATTTGCAAATTAAACAAGTGATTTCTACTGATGATTTTGAAGATGGCAAGGTTTATACCGGACCAGGCACTATGGTTAATAGTCAAGGTTTTGATGGACTTGATAATGAAGTTGCTAAGTTGCAAATTATTGAACATGGCTTAAAGTCTGGCTTTGCTAGATCTACTATTAAATATCGTTTGCGTGATTGGTTAATTAGCCGTCAGCGTTATTGGGGTTGCCCAATCCCTCTTGCTCAAACAGAAGATGGTGAATTGGTTCAAATTCCTTATGAGTCGCTACCTGTAGAATTGCCAACAGATATTGATTTTAGTGCAGCTAAAGCCAAAGGCGGTTCGGTTCTTGAAAATAGTCCAAATTGGTTTAATATCACTTTGGCTGATGGTCGCAAAGCAAAACGCATTACTGATACCTTAGATACTTTTATTTGTTCATCTTGGTATTTTATGAGATATCCAGACGCTTTAAACACTGACAAACCATTTGATAAATCCAAAGTCTTTCCTGTTGATCAATATGTTGGTGGTGTTGAACATGCAATCCTACATTTGCTCTATGCACGTTTCTTCACAAAGGCTCTGCGTGACTGTGATATGCTCGATTTCGATGAACCTTTTGTCCGTCTATTGTCTCAAGGAATGGTGGTTAAATATTCAGAAAAAGATGGCAAGATCACCAAGATGTCCAAGTCCAAAGGCAATGTAGTTGGAACTAACGACTTCTTTGATGAGTTTGGAGCTGATGCTGCGCGTTTATTTATTTTATTTGCAGCTCCTGTTGATGCAGAGGTTGAATGGGTTGAAGAAGGTGCTCAAGGACAATATCGATTTATTAATCGAGTTTGGCGTTTGTTTAAGAACTATGCAAATGTTTTTGAGAATCGAGAGACTTATGACTTTGGTGACTTTGCAAAGCTCACTCAAGACAACCAGGATTTGGTAAGAGCCTTGCACAGTGCACTCAAGGCAATCACCGAAGATCTTGATCCGAACCGCAATGGGTTTAATACATCTGTTGCAAGAATGACTGAGTTTGTTAATGCTGCTTATAAATATTTTAACGCGCATGATCAAGAGAGTTTGACAGCTGAAGATAGTGCTGTTCTAGCTACTTTATTTAGACAATTTATCCTATTGATTTCTCCATTCACGCCGCATTTAGCTGAAGAGCTTTGGCATAAATATATACTTCACAGTGAAGAACCAGATCTTGTTAATTCGGTACATAGACAATCTTGGCCGGTTTTTGAGCCGAGTTATTTAGAGCAAAATACTTTTAATTTAGTCTTGCAAATAAAGGGCAAGAAAGTGGATGTAGTTGAAGTTTCTAAGGAATTATCCAAGCAGCAACTTGAAGAGTTTGCATTGACTAATGACAAACTACAAAAACGTCTTCAGGGTTTGGAAATCAAGAAGATCATTGTTATTCCAAACAAGCTTGTTAATGTGGTAGCTGTATGAAAAAAAAGTCATTGATTTATTTAGTTCTATTTTGTTTAGTATTGCCTCAAGCAATTCTGGCAACTACAGTTTCTTTTGATTTGGATGAGACATTAATCCAATCCAATCACCTTACCAAGGACGCCATCAAGCGTGCTCGAGGACTAGGTTATGAGATAGAAACTACTCCTGGTGGACAAGATTATATTATTAGACCAGGGGCATGGGAGTTATTAGATTATGCAAAATCACTTGATTTTGATTTGATTTTGTTTACGCATAATTACTATAATTATGCTCAAGATATTTTGGATAGCTCTGGTTTACATGTATACTTTGACAAAATTAAGTCTCATGAAGATGTCGTACTTCCTTATAACCGTGACTACCAGACTTATCCTAACCATCGCAATATTACTTATACACAAAAATCTATTTTTGAAGTCTATACGAAGGGAGTCTATGAGGGATTGATTTATAATACTATTGTAAATATGCTAGGGAATCATAATGTACAAAGTTTTCTCCCTTGCACTAGTTGTGCTAAATACCCGCCTCTCTATGGTTCAAGGGTACATATCGATAACTCATCTACTCATGTTGATTCTCCTGTTGATTTTGTGGGGATTAAAGTAAAGAATTTTGATGCTGATGAGTTAGAGCCTCTAACAAGAGATGGTGAATATCTTTGGGTTGCCAAAATCAAAGAAGACCTTGACTACCTTAAACGCAATGGTTGGTCAAGATTGTATTTTTATAAATACAACAAACAACCGGATACTAGACCTGTTGTTGTTATTGAATGAAGAATTCCTATGGGTTCTTCATTCAATCGAGTGCTTAGCTAATCTCCAGTCCACCACCTAAACACCAGAGCACTCGATATGATTTTTTTTTAAATCGTCTTTCTAAGTTTAATTCCCCTCAGCAAGAAACCTACGGTTTCCTGCACCTTCCCTTTTGCGTAGCAAGCTGCGGGGAATTAAACCCAGAGACGATTAAAACAATTTCCTGAATATCTTTTGAATGAAACCGCTATCACGGTCATTCGTTAAGCTACCGCTGCCAATAATTTGGATTTGTGCATTAGCTAATTTATAACTTGGTATCTCATTATTAGAATCAAGATCTTTAGGGAAGACTACACCTCTGACATAAAGACTCTTGGTCTGACCTTCCATTAGGATTTGTCTAGAACCTTCAATAATCATATTGCCACTCTCGGGATCTATTTCTACTACCAGGCAACTAATCATGGCTGTAAACTCTTCACGATTGTCTACTGAGATTTCTCTTGAGTTTCTTCTTCCGTAATCTACTGGCAGAGCAAAATTGGTTATCATATTGGCTACATCATTGGTATCTGGTGTGAGCGTGCTTGTAGTTGTCATGGCAATCTGTAGTTGTAAACCTGAATCGGCTCTGGTGTCAGTATCCAAAAGTACTGCTGCTTCTTTGATTGCACTAATATTTTCAACTATTTTGACAGTAACGACATCTCCGATATTACGAGCAGTAAATGGTTCAAAAAAGCTTCTTGGAGTTCCAGTGAGACTATTATTTCTCAAGCCGCCGCCATCTAACAGTGAGACTGAATTAACTGGCTG
Coding sequences within it:
- the leuS gene encoding leucine--tRNA ligase is translated as MVVLNETFMNLEHYQAKTIESKWQEIWDKSDIYRYDSETNSNKRFYSLVMFPYPSGNLHMGHMRVYTISDVISRHKRMLGYEVLNPMGFDAFGLPAENAAIEHNTHPAVWTETNIAYMRDQQLKRMGTSYDWSREVVSCRADYYKWTQFLFLKLYEKGLAYQKEAPVNWCPDCNTVLANEQVEDGMCWRHGQTPVNKRMMKQWFLRITDYAEELLQDLDKLEHWPESVKTMQRNWIGKSVGAEIDFELEKGGSIIVYTTRPDTIYGVTYMVLAPEHKLVKEITTADRLEAIECYIKDASSKTEIERTAEGQKKTGCFTGAYCINSYTGEKIPVWIADYALVDYGTGAVMAVPAHDERDWEFATEFDLQIKQVISTDDFEDGKVYTGPGTMVNSQGFDGLDNEVAKLQIIEHGLKSGFARSTIKYRLRDWLISRQRYWGCPIPLAQTEDGELVQIPYESLPVELPTDIDFSAAKAKGGSVLENSPNWFNITLADGRKAKRITDTLDTFICSSWYFMRYPDALNTDKPFDKSKVFPVDQYVGGVEHAILHLLYARFFTKALRDCDMLDFDEPFVRLLSQGMVVKYSEKDGKITKMSKSKGNVVGTNDFFDEFGADAARLFILFAAPVDAEVEWVEEGAQGQYRFINRVWRLFKNYANVFENRETYDFGDFAKLTQDNQDLVRALHSALKAITEDLDPNRNGFNTSVARMTEFVNAAYKYFNAHDQESLTAEDSAVLATLFRQFILLISPFTPHLAEELWHKYILHSEEPDLVNSVHRQSWPVFEPSYLEQNTFNLVLQIKGKKVDVVEVSKELSKQQLEEFALTNDKLQKRLQGLEIKKIIVIPNKLVNVVAV
- a CDS encoding NIF family HAD-type phosphatase gives rise to the protein MKKKSLIYLVLFCLVLPQAILATTVSFDLDETLIQSNHLTKDAIKRARGLGYEIETTPGGQDYIIRPGAWELLDYAKSLDFDLILFTHNYYNYAQDILDSSGLHVYFDKIKSHEDVVLPYNRDYQTYPNHRNITYTQKSIFEVYTKGVYEGLIYNTIVNMLGNHNVQSFLPCTSCAKYPPLYGSRVHIDNSSTHVDSPVDFVGIKVKNFDADELEPLTRDGEYLWVAKIKEDLDYLKRNGWSRLYFYKYNKQPDTRPVVVIE
- a CDS encoding NifU family protein; protein product: MNSLEISVRAEYTPNPNSLKFISSETLYPYSKSLSYLTLEEANTASNKLAIRLFAIDGISKVFIMNNFVTVDKEEHINWKDVHLEIKDVIKTSIDDMKLWAEANKPEEVDLAVSSVNGDARSRIETVLDKIRPALVADGGNIEFVDLIDKDVRLRMVGACGTCPSALMTMKMGVERALLAEVPDLVETVTQVF
- a CDS encoding flagellar basal body L-ring protein FlgH, whose protein sequence is MRKPLIKFFVLVLTLTAIQPVNSVSLLDGGGLRNNSLTGTPRSFFEPFTARNIGDVVTVKIVENISAIKEAAVLLDTDTRADSGLQLQIAMTTTSTLTPDTNDVANMITNFALPVDYGRRNSREISVDNREEFTAMISCLVVEIDPESGNMIIEGSRQILMEGQTKSLYVRGVVFPKDLDSNNEIPSYKLANAQIQIIGSGSLTNDRDSGFIQKIFRKLF